From the Homo sapiens chromosome 1, GRCh38.p14 Primary Assembly genome, one window contains:
- the OR2T1 gene encoding olfactory receptor 2T1, whose amino-acid sequence MEEYNTSSTDFTFMGLFNRKETSGLIFAIISIIFFTALMANGVMIFLIQTDLRLHTPMYFLLSHLSLIDMMYISTIVPKMLVNYLLDQRTISFVGCTAQHFLYLTLVGAEFFLLGLMAYDRYVAICNPLRYPVLMSRRVCWMIIAGSWFGGSLDGFLLTPITMSFPFCNSREINHFFCEAPAVLKLACADTALYETVMYVCCVLMLLIPFSVVLASYARILTTVQCMSSVEGRKKAFATCSSHMTVVSLFYGAAMYTYMLPHSYHKPAQDKVLSVFYTILTPMLNPLIYSLRNKDVTGALKRALGRFKGPQRVSGGVF is encoded by the coding sequence ATGGAAGAGTACAACACATCCTCTACAGACTTCACTTTCATGGGGCTGTTCAACAGAAAGGAAACCTCAGGTCTTATTTTTGCCATCATCTCTATCATCTTCTTCACCGCACTGATGGCCAATGGGGTTATGATCTTCCTGATCCAAACAGATTTGCGCCTTCATACACCCATGTACTTCCTCCTCAGCCACCTTTCCTTAATTGACATGATGTATATTTCCACTATTGTGCCTAAGATGCTGGTTAATTACCTGCTGGATCAAAGGACCATTTCCTTTGTGGGGTGCACAGCTCAACACTTCCTCTACCTTACCCTTGTGGGAGCTGAATTCTTCCTGCTGGGCCTCATGGCCTATGACCGCTATGTGGCCATTTGCAACCCTCTGAGATACCCTGTCCTCATGAGCCGCCGGGTCTGTTGGATGATTATAGCAGGTTCCTGGTTTGGGGGCTCTTTGGATGGCTTCCTCCTAACCCCCATCACCATGAGCTTTCCCTTCTGCAATTCCCGGGAGATTAACCACTTCTTCTGTGAGGCACCAGCAGTCCTGAAGTTGGCATGTGCAGACACAGCCCTCTACGAGACAGTGATGTATGTGTGCTGTGTTTTGATGCTGCTGATTCCTTTCTCTGTAGTCCTTGCTTCCTATGCCCGAATCCTGACTACAGTTCAGTGCATGAGCTCAGTGGAGGGCAGGAAGAAGGCATTTGCCACTTGCTCATCCCACATGACTGTGGTGTCCTTGTTCTACGGGGCTGCCATGTACACCTACATGCTGCCACATTCTTACCACAAGCCAGCCCAGGACAAAGTCCTCTCTGTGTTTTACACCATTCTCACACCCATGCTGAACCCCCTCATCTACAGCCTTAGAAACAAGGATGTGACTGGAGCTCTGAAGAGGGCCTTGGGGAGGTTCAAGGGTCCTCAAAGGGTGTCAGGAGGTGTCTTTTGA